A section of the Stenotrophomonas acidaminiphila genome encodes:
- a CDS encoding epimerase, translated as MTTAGALPQRVLILGLGFAGRALALHLQALGVAVAGTVRDPAAAPGDGIARHRLHPDHAPDPALLAAVARADAVLCSVPPDADGDPALRLLGPALQASPALRWVGYLSSTGVYGDRGGGWVDEHAEADAGDAVALRRLRAEAQWRALAAARGIASATLRLPGLYGRGRNALVRLAQGNARHIVRPGLVFNRLHVDDLAEAVVAAMRRPLRDALYLPADDEPAPPQDVLAHAARLGGFAMPPAQAWDDASLEPMLRRFHASNKRIDSRGTRQALQWQPRFRSYREGLADAWEAGDGRPGPAGTTP; from the coding sequence ATGACCACCGCCGGGGCGCTGCCGCAGCGGGTGCTGATCCTGGGGCTGGGCTTTGCCGGGCGCGCGCTTGCGCTGCACCTGCAGGCGCTGGGCGTCGCGGTGGCGGGCACGGTGCGCGATCCGGCGGCCGCGCCCGGCGATGGCATCGCGCGCCACCGCCTGCATCCGGACCACGCCCCCGACCCGGCGCTGCTGGCCGCCGTCGCCCGCGCCGACGCGGTGCTGTGCAGCGTGCCGCCCGACGCCGATGGCGACCCCGCGCTGCGCCTGCTCGGGCCTGCCCTGCAGGCCAGCCCGGCGCTGCGCTGGGTGGGCTACCTGTCCTCGACCGGGGTCTACGGCGACCGCGGCGGCGGCTGGGTCGACGAACACGCCGAAGCCGATGCCGGCGATGCCGTCGCGCTGCGGCGGCTGCGTGCCGAAGCGCAATGGCGCGCGCTGGCCGCTGCGCGCGGCATCGCCTCGGCCACGTTGCGCCTGCCCGGCCTGTACGGCCGCGGCCGCAACGCGCTGGTGCGGCTGGCCCAGGGCAACGCGCGCCACATCGTGCGGCCCGGGCTGGTGTTCAACCGGCTGCACGTCGATGACCTGGCCGAAGCGGTGGTCGCGGCGATGCGCCGTCCGCTCCGCGATGCGTTGTACCTGCCGGCGGACGACGAACCGGCGCCGCCGCAGGACGTGCTGGCGCATGCGGCGCGGCTCGGCGGCTTCGCGATGCCGCCGGCACAGGCCTGGGATGACGCCTCGCTGGAGCCGATGCTGCGCCGCTTCCATGCGAGCAACAAACGCATCGACAGCCGTGGCACGCGCCAGGCGCTGCAATGGCAGCCGCGCTTCCGCAGCTACCGCGAGGGACTGGCGGACGCCTGGGAAGCAGGCGACGGGCGTCCCGGTCCGGCCGGCACCACGCCCTAG